A genomic stretch from Malus domestica chromosome 15, GDT2T_hap1 includes:
- the LOC103418036 gene encoding pentatricopeptide repeat-containing protein At1g77405 codes for MNGSKPLKPIVNQVLAAMLKNQPFDSNLAASAAASQPWTADSVSQVLISIPRFFFQSPRSVGRQTGFRHRAPLKQRNLRQESYKFHNNVLVLGPAAHRDLDKVQLGSDKALEFYYWVETRFRFAHNERTCREMAIVLARGNRLKALWDFLKEMSKRGSGGLVTTESVTCLIKVLGEEGLVNNALAAFYRMKKFHCKPDVYAYNTIIYALCRVGNFNKARFLLEQMELPGFRCPPDVFTYTILISSYCRYGLETGCRKAIRRRLWEANHMFRNMLFRGFVPDIVTYNSLINGCCKTYRIERALELFEDMNKRGCIPNRVTYDSFIRYYAAVNEIDKAVEMLWKMQNLKHGMPTSSSYTPIIHALCEAGRIIDARDFLVEMIDGGSIPREYTYKLVCYALNSAGEVNLLDDDVRKTIKDGIVSRYRQTMKVKPMMSRKGYDSMVET; via the coding sequence atgAACGGTTCAAAACCTTTGAAACCCATAGTCAACCAAGTCCTCGCCGCCATGCTCAAAAACCAGCCCTTCGATTCCAATCTCGCCGCCTCCGCCGCCGCCTCTCAGCCGTGGACTGCGGACTCGGTTTCCCAAGTCCTAATTTCCATACCCAGATTCTTCTTCCAGTCCCCCCGCTCCGTCGGCCGCCAAACCGGGTTCCGCCACCGCGCTCCATTGAAGCAACGCAACCTCAGGCAAGAATCTTACAAATTCCACAACAACGTGCTCGTTCTCGGCCCGGCAGCCCACAGAGATCTCGACAAAGTTCAGCTCGGGTCGGACAAAGCACTCGAATTCTACTACTGGGTCGAAACCCGTTTCAGGTTTGCCCACAACGAACGGACTTGCAGGGAGATGGCGATTGTTTTGGCCAGAGGGAATAGGTTGAAAGCCCTTTGGGATTTTCTCAAAGAAATGTCGAAGAGAGGGAGCGGCGGGCTTGTTACCACAGAGAGCGTTACCTGTTTGATAAAAGTCCTAGGAGAGGAAGGCTTGGTTAATAATGCATTGGCTGCTTTTTATAGAATGAAGAAGTTTCATTGCAAGCCGGATGTGTATGCTTATAACACCATTATTTATGCTCTTTGCAGAGTTGGGAATTTCAATAAGGCCCGGTTTTTGTTGGAGCAGATGGAGTTGCCGGGGTTTAGATGCCCGCCGGATGTGTTCACTTATACGATTTTGATTAGTTCTTATTGTAGGTATGGTTTAGAGACGGGGTGTAGGAAGGCCATCCGGAGGCGGTTGTGGGAAGCCAACCACATGTTTCGAAACATGCTTTTCAGAGGTTTTGTTCCTGATATTGTCACTTACAATTCTTTGATCAATGGTTGTTGCAAAACTTACCGGATTGAGAGGGCGTTGGAGTTGTTTGAGGATATGAACAAAAGGGGTTGTATCCCCAATCGGGTTACTTATGATTCGTTTATTAGGTACTATGCTGCAGTTAATGAGATTGATAAGGCTGTTGAAATGCTATGGAAGATGCAAAATTTGAAACACGGAATGCCTACTTCAAGTTCGTATACTCCAATCATTCATGCCTTGTGTGAAGCAGGAAGGATCATAGATGCCCGAGATTTTCTGGTTGAGATGATTGATGGAGGCTCGATACCTAGAGAGTATACGTATAAATTAGTTTGTTATGCACTAAATTCAGCTGGAGAAGTCAATTTGCTTGACGATGATGTGCGTAAAACAATAAAAGACGGTATAGTGAGCAGGTATAGGCAGACAATGAAGGTGAAGCCAATGATGAGTCGCAAAGGATATGATAGCATGGTGGAAACTTGA